A genomic window from Tolypothrix sp. PCC 7910 includes:
- the pheT gene encoding phenylalanine--tRNA ligase subunit beta has protein sequence MRISLSWLRELVEIKLSPEELAETLTMAGFEVEDIEDRRTWANGVVVGRVLERQPHPNADKLSVCQVDIGAAETLNIVCGAANVRADIYVPVATTGTYLPNIDLKIKPAKLRGVPSQGMICSLKELGLPTDVDGIHIFPQENLTLGSDVRPLLGLDDVILDVTATANRADALSMVGIAREVAALTGGKLSIPQPGEVSISQSGGNLALGIAETQACPAYIGTVIEQVKIAPSPVWLQQRLQAAGVRPINNVVDITNYVLLEWGQPLHAFDRERLKSVAGSDNLTIGVRFANAGESFKTLDGQTRTLSPQNLVITANNKPVAIAGVMGGEETEVYQGTQSLVLEAALFDSVAIRRSSRGVGLRSESSGRYERGVNRAELEVACRRALSLLTELAGGVIIQQEIADTRPDPSTWTRSIALRLDRVNQVLGPIDLGEETGELEEKDVERILTALGCELTASGDRSWKVSVPPYRYRDLEREIDLIEEIARLYGYDNFCDTLPHKAEAGYLPLDQELIRKLRAFFRAAGLTELIQYSLVKPGEDKQIVLSNPLFVEYSALRTDLIAGLIDAFQYNLEQGNGSLNGFEIGRIFSREEDGLQETEAIAGIMGGDRTLSQWTSSGREQPLTWYEAKGILDSVFRQLGLQVEYQPDCRDERLHPGRTASLWIGGNRLGIFGQLHPQLRREKGLPDSVYAFQLDADVLLDAMDRDELLNPVFKSYSTYPASDRDIAFFSPVKVTVAEIEKAINKAGKELLESVELFDEYRGENVPAGQRSLAFRLIYRASDRTLTDAEVEPVHNKVREALVEKFGVNLRS, from the coding sequence ATGCGTATCTCTTTAAGCTGGCTGCGGGAACTAGTAGAAATAAAACTTAGCCCGGAAGAATTAGCCGAAACCCTAACAATGGCTGGGTTTGAAGTAGAAGATATTGAAGACCGCCGCACTTGGGCCAATGGCGTTGTTGTGGGGAGAGTGCTTGAGCGTCAACCCCACCCCAACGCTGATAAATTAAGTGTTTGTCAAGTAGATATTGGCGCAGCTGAGACTTTAAATATTGTCTGTGGTGCTGCAAATGTCCGGGCAGATATTTATGTGCCAGTTGCTACTACAGGTACTTATCTACCAAATATCGACTTAAAAATTAAGCCTGCAAAACTACGCGGTGTTCCTTCTCAAGGAATGATCTGTTCTTTAAAAGAACTAGGCTTACCTACCGATGTTGATGGTATTCATATTTTTCCCCAAGAAAATCTCACCTTGGGTAGCGATGTGCGTCCCTTGCTGGGTCTTGATGATGTAATTTTAGATGTCACCGCCACAGCCAATCGCGCTGATGCCCTGAGTATGGTAGGTATAGCTAGGGAAGTAGCTGCTTTGACAGGTGGTAAACTCAGCATTCCGCAACCTGGGGAAGTGTCGATTAGCCAAAGTGGAGGAAACTTAGCTTTAGGGATTGCAGAAACTCAGGCTTGTCCTGCTTATATTGGCACAGTTATTGAACAAGTAAAAATTGCTCCTTCTCCTGTGTGGTTGCAACAACGTCTGCAAGCAGCTGGCGTGCGACCAATTAACAATGTTGTAGACATTACTAACTATGTATTGTTGGAATGGGGACAACCTTTACACGCATTTGACAGGGAACGCCTCAAATCTGTTGCGGGAAGTGACAATTTAACAATTGGTGTTCGCTTCGCCAATGCTGGGGAATCCTTCAAAACCCTAGATGGACAAACCCGTACCCTCTCACCCCAAAACCTAGTGATTACCGCCAACAACAAACCAGTGGCGATCGCAGGAGTTATGGGTGGAGAAGAAACGGAAGTTTATCAAGGTACACAAAGCCTAGTATTAGAAGCCGCATTATTTGATTCTGTAGCCATTCGCCGTTCTTCCCGTGGTGTCGGTTTACGAAGTGAATCTTCAGGCAGATACGAACGCGGCGTGAACCGGGCTGAATTAGAAGTAGCCTGTCGTCGTGCTTTGTCGCTGCTAACAGAACTAGCTGGTGGCGTAATTATCCAACAAGAAATTGCTGATACTCGTCCCGACCCTTCAACCTGGACGCGTTCCATTGCACTGCGTTTAGACCGAGTTAATCAAGTCCTAGGGCCAATTGATTTGGGCGAAGAGACTGGAGAACTGGAAGAAAAGGACGTAGAGCGGATTTTAACTGCACTTGGTTGTGAACTTACTGCTTCCGGCGATCGTTCGTGGAAAGTTTCTGTACCACCCTATCGTTACCGCGACTTAGAACGGGAAATTGACCTAATTGAAGAAATAGCCCGTCTTTATGGCTATGACAACTTTTGTGATACCTTACCCCACAAAGCAGAAGCCGGCTATTTACCTTTAGATCAAGAACTCATCCGCAAATTGCGGGCTTTCTTCCGCGCCGCCGGACTGACAGAATTAATTCAATACTCCCTAGTCAAACCCGGGGAAGACAAACAAATAGTCCTGTCAAATCCCTTATTTGTGGAATATTCCGCATTACGAACCGATTTAATTGCTGGGTTGATTGATGCTTTCCAATACAACCTCGAACAAGGTAACGGTTCCCTAAACGGCTTTGAAATTGGGCGGATTTTCTCACGAGAAGAAGACGGTTTGCAAGAAACCGAAGCGATCGCTGGAATTATGGGAGGCGATCGCACTCTCAGCCAATGGACAAGCAGTGGTCGCGAACAACCTCTGACCTGGTATGAAGCCAAAGGCATACTCGACAGCGTATTTCGCCAACTTGGTTTACAAGTAGAATATCAACCTGATTGTCGCGATGAACGCCTACACCCAGGACGCACCGCTTCCCTGTGGATTGGGGGTAACAGACTCGGGATTTTTGGACAACTCCATCCCCAACTGCGACGCGAAAAAGGTTTACCAGATTCCGTCTACGCATTTCAACTAGATGCTGATGTGTTGTTGGATGCAATGGATCGAGATGAACTTCTGAACCCAGTATTTAAGTCTTATTCCACCTATCCCGCAAGCGATCGCGATATCGCCTTCTTCTCACCTGTGAAGGTAACAGTAGCCGAAATCGAAAAAGCCATTAACAAAGCTGGTAAAGAATTACTAGAATCCGTGGAATTATTCGATGAATATCGCGGTGAAAATGTCCCAGCCGGACAGCGTAGTTTAGCTTTTCGCCTAATTTACCGCGCCAGCGATCGCACCCTCACCGATGCTGAAGTGGAACCAGTACACAACAAAGTTCGCGAAGCCTTAGTAGAAAAATTTGGCGTGAATTTGAGAAGTTAG
- a CDS encoding sucrase ferredoxin has protein sequence MNTFFCSDHSKEIGENVIGSATNYETYILVECPPPWTSEAFNSKWVPSNLKALVEDVKRAKLPIRFLLIANDESHKVEQTTLLIYQKPKGLSQGYRKQEFKLANIEQVAPFVKKILWGNFSEYERETRITRDILVCTHGSHDKCCARYGNPFYFYAQETITHSGLENVRIWKSSHFGGHRFAPTMIDLPEGRYYGNLDQDVFKSILTRTGDIQLFNKVYRGWGILPVPLQILEKELILRHGWDWFNYAVAGKILEQSLDNHTLLAELSFEDNSGSLYTYKAKLVKDEKRTVEVKSSCNAKETSVVLKYSIAALCLDSRRVVSLSA, from the coding sequence ATGAATACTTTTTTTTGTTCCGATCATTCCAAAGAAATAGGAGAAAATGTTATTGGTAGTGCTACCAATTACGAAACTTATATTTTAGTTGAATGTCCACCACCTTGGACTTCAGAAGCTTTTAATTCTAAATGGGTACCCAGTAATTTAAAAGCTTTAGTAGAAGATGTAAAACGTGCTAAATTACCAATTCGCTTTCTGTTAATTGCAAATGATGAATCACATAAAGTTGAGCAAACAACTCTTTTAATTTACCAAAAACCAAAGGGATTAAGCCAAGGATACCGCAAGCAAGAATTTAAGCTAGCTAATATTGAGCAAGTAGCGCCCTTTGTCAAAAAAATTTTATGGGGAAATTTTTCTGAGTATGAAAGAGAAACGAGAATTACCAGAGATATTTTAGTATGTACTCACGGCAGTCATGATAAATGCTGTGCAAGATATGGTAATCCTTTTTATTTCTATGCTCAAGAAACTATTACTCATTCAGGCTTAGAAAATGTGCGGATTTGGAAATCAAGTCATTTTGGTGGACATCGATTTGCACCAACAATGATTGATTTACCAGAAGGGCGCTATTATGGGAATTTAGACCAAGATGTTTTTAAATCAATTTTGACTCGTACTGGCGACATTCAGTTATTCAATAAAGTCTATCGAGGCTGGGGAATTTTGCCAGTTCCACTGCAAATTTTAGAAAAGGAATTAATTCTGCGTCATGGATGGGATTGGTTCAATTACGCAGTAGCAGGTAAAATTTTAGAGCAAAGTTTAGATAATCATACTTTATTAGCTGAACTGAGTTTTGAAGACAATTCAGGGTCGCTATATACTTACAAAGCTAAGTTAGTTAAAGATGAAAAAAGAACTGTTGAAGTGAAGAGTTCTTGTAATGCTAAAGAAACCTCGGTAGTGCTTAAGTATTCTATAGCTGCACTTTGCTTAGATTCTAGAAGAGTTGTGAGTTTGAGTGCTTAA
- a CDS encoding EutP/PduV family microcompartment system protein, protein MQRISIIGTTGSGKTTLAKQISLRRNLPHIELDYLHWESNWIEAPNQIMRERVSQALSANSWVVDGNYSIVRDIVWGKADTVVWLDYSWPMVMSRILQRTIWRVITRQEVCNGNRETWQTTFSRDSIILWALKNYYPQRREYPQLFTKPEYAHLRIVHLRSPADTENWLNKNFAEK, encoded by the coding sequence ATGCAGCGGATTTCTATTATCGGAACCACAGGTTCAGGTAAGACAACTTTAGCGAAACAAATTTCTCTGCGCCGCAACCTACCCCACATAGAATTAGACTATTTGCACTGGGAATCCAATTGGATAGAAGCACCAAACCAGATAATGCGAGAGAGGGTGTCTCAAGCGCTATCAGCTAATAGCTGGGTAGTAGATGGTAATTACAGTATCGTGCGGGATATTGTTTGGGGAAAAGCTGACACGGTTGTGTGGTTAGATTATTCTTGGCCAATGGTGATGAGTCGAATATTGCAGCGCACTATCTGGCGGGTAATCACACGACAAGAAGTCTGCAATGGCAACCGCGAAACATGGCAAACTACCTTTAGTCGCGATTCCATAATTTTGTGGGCACTGAAGAATTACTATCCACAGCGCAGGGAATACCCCCAGCTATTTACCAAACCAGAGTATGCCCATTTGAGAATTGTACATCTGCGATCGCCTGCCGATACCGAAAATTGGCTAAACAAAAATTTTGCTGAAAAATGA
- a CDS encoding class I SAM-dependent methyltransferase yields the protein MTEKQTSGQSANHICSNCSKRLFAWMMAKGSAEYEKAVSDRKSSLFANLHGNILEIGPGTGPNLSYYPQDINWIGVEPNPFMHSYLREAAEQLGLNIDIRTVTAESIDASDNSIDTVVSTLVLCSVPNLAATLREILRVLKPGGRFLFMEHVAAPSGTFLRRVQSTVRPIWQFLGDGCHPDRETWVALEQAGFSKLNYEHFEAPFPIVSPHIMGVATK from the coding sequence ATGACCGAGAAGCAAACTTCTGGACAATCAGCAAATCATATTTGCAGTAATTGTAGTAAGCGCCTGTTTGCTTGGATGATGGCTAAAGGTAGCGCTGAATATGAGAAAGCCGTAAGCGATCGCAAAAGTTCTCTCTTTGCCAATCTCCACGGTAATATTTTAGAAATAGGCCCGGGAACAGGCCCCAACCTATCCTACTATCCGCAAGACATTAACTGGATTGGAGTTGAGCCAAACCCATTCATGCATTCTTACCTGAGAGAAGCAGCAGAACAGTTAGGTTTAAACATCGATATCCGCACAGTTACGGCTGAAAGCATAGATGCATCAGATAACAGCATAGATACTGTGGTGAGTACTTTAGTTTTGTGTTCAGTACCAAATCTAGCCGCTACATTACGAGAAATATTAAGGGTTCTCAAACCAGGTGGACGCTTCTTATTTATGGAACATGTCGCCGCGCCAAGTGGTACTTTTTTACGACGGGTGCAAAGTACCGTTCGCCCAATTTGGCAATTTTTAGGTGATGGTTGTCATCCAGACAGGGAAACTTGGGTGGCTTTAGAACAAGCAGGATTTTCTAAGTTAAATTATGAGCATTTCGAGGCCCCTTTCCCGATTGTCAGTCCTCATATTATGGGGGTAGCTACAAAATAG
- a CDS encoding VanZ family protein: MKANRPWVFAFWVYFGILMSISLSAYLKVIPTELAQFPHYDTILHFLLLGIAAFISHLAWNKRKIQFLNISLPLAPIIVILICVIDEIIQLFVPYRSFDLVDLTADL, encoded by the coding sequence ATGAAAGCTAATAGACCTTGGGTATTTGCATTTTGGGTTTACTTTGGCATTTTGATGTCTATCTCGCTATCTGCATATCTAAAAGTTATCCCCACAGAACTAGCGCAATTTCCTCATTACGATACAATTTTGCATTTTCTGCTATTAGGTATTGCTGCTTTTATCAGCCATTTAGCTTGGAATAAACGAAAAATTCAATTTTTAAATATTTCTTTGCCATTAGCTCCGATAATTGTGATATTGATTTGTGTAATAGATGAAATAATTCAATTATTTGTACCTTATCGTTCTTTTGACTTAGTTGATTTAACTGCTGACCTTTGA
- a CDS encoding DUF4870 domain-containing protein: MQVTYDPDKRKLLSSLCHGAIFFSTTLFSIGVPIVINIISDDPVVKNNAKESINFHFNVWFWATVIGVPIGILSFLTFGLGGILFFPVVALGFAIHWGLTIWALFHCLTNPDEPFRYPFIFRVF; this comes from the coding sequence ATGCAAGTTACATACGACCCTGATAAGCGTAAATTGCTATCCTCTCTATGTCATGGGGCGATTTTCTTTAGTACAACATTATTTTCTATTGGTGTTCCCATCGTAATTAATATTATTTCTGATGACCCAGTTGTCAAAAATAACGCCAAAGAATCGATTAATTTTCACTTTAATGTTTGGTTCTGGGCTACTGTAATTGGAGTACCAATCGGGATTCTATCTTTCCTGACTTTTGGTCTTGGCGGAATTTTATTTTTCCCTGTTGTAGCTTTGGGTTTTGCAATCCACTGGGGATTAACAATCTGGGCGCTATTTCACTGTCTCACCAATCCAGATGAACCGTTCCGTTATCCGTTTATTTTTAGAGTTTTTTAA
- the alaS gene encoding alanine--tRNA ligase — translation MSSNPQNLSGNEIRQQFLNFFAQRGHQILPSASLVPEDPTVLLTIAGMLPFKPIFLGQRTPDFNRATTSQKCIRTNDIENVGRTKRHHTFFEMLGNFSFGDYFKEQAIAWGWEISTQVFGFSSNNLVVSVFEEDDEAYAIWRDQIGVTPARIKRMGADDNFWVSGPTGPCGPCSEIYYDFHPERGDDTIDLEDDSRFIEFYNLVFMQYNRDAEGNLTPLQNKNIDTGMGLERMAQILQKVPNNYETDLIFPIIQTAAKIAGIDYHSSDEKTKVSLKVIGDHVRAVVHMIADEIRASNVGRGYVLRRLIRRVVRHGRLIGISGEFITQVAESAIALSESAYPNVRQREAAIKAELQREEANFLRTLDRGEKLLEEIIQQVKQQGQTQISGESAFTLYDTYGFPLELTQEVAEENNLTVDEAGFDAEMQKQVERAKAAHETIDLTVQGSLDKLAEHIHATEFLGYTQPTATAKVEALLVGGVAQEAAEAGTEIQLVLDQTPFYAESGGQIGDRGYISGDGVVIRVDDVKKESDFFIHFGRIERGTIRVGDAVTAQIDRACRRRLQANHTATHLLQAALKKFVDEGISQAGSLVSFDRLRFDFNCPRALTAEEVQQVEEQVNTWIAEAHSAKVEILPLAEAKARGAVAMFGEKYGDEVRVIDFTGVSMELCGGTHVSNTAEIGVFKIISEAGVASGVRRIEAVSGPAVLDYLNLRDKVVKDLSDRFKVKPEELPERITTLQNELRTSQKQLDVLKGQLAIAKSDSLLQTAQSVGDYQIIVAQLDDVDPESLKTAAERLLQKIGNGAVVLGSVPEAGKVSIVAAFSADVNKKGLQAGKFVGAVAKICGGGGGGRPNLAQAGGRDASKLPEALTQALSDLKAGLS, via the coding sequence ATGTCTTCCAATCCCCAAAACCTCAGCGGTAACGAAATTCGCCAACAATTCCTTAACTTCTTTGCTCAACGGGGACACCAGATTCTCCCAAGTGCTTCCCTTGTGCCTGAAGACCCAACTGTGCTGCTGACGATCGCGGGGATGCTACCATTTAAACCGATATTCTTGGGGCAACGTACGCCGGATTTTAACCGCGCTACTACTTCCCAGAAATGCATCCGTACCAACGATATCGAAAACGTCGGCCGCACTAAACGCCATCACACGTTTTTTGAGATGCTGGGTAACTTCAGCTTTGGAGATTATTTTAAAGAGCAAGCGATCGCTTGGGGATGGGAAATCTCCACGCAAGTTTTTGGCTTCTCTTCCAATAACCTGGTTGTTAGCGTCTTTGAAGAAGACGACGAAGCCTATGCAATTTGGCGGGATCAAATCGGCGTTACACCAGCTAGAATCAAGCGCATGGGTGCAGATGATAACTTTTGGGTATCTGGCCCCACTGGCCCTTGCGGCCCTTGTTCTGAGATATACTACGACTTCCACCCAGAACGCGGCGATGACACCATTGATTTAGAAGACGATTCCCGGTTTATCGAGTTTTATAACCTGGTTTTCATGCAATATAACCGGGATGCAGAAGGGAATTTAACACCACTGCAAAATAAAAACATTGATACGGGTATGGGTTTGGAACGGATGGCCCAAATCCTGCAAAAAGTCCCGAATAATTACGAAACAGATTTAATTTTCCCGATAATTCAAACAGCAGCGAAAATTGCGGGGATTGATTACCACAGCAGCGACGAGAAAACCAAAGTTTCCTTAAAAGTAATTGGGGATCATGTGCGTGCTGTTGTCCACATGATTGCTGATGAAATCCGCGCCTCCAACGTGGGACGGGGTTACGTATTACGGAGATTGATTCGCCGGGTGGTACGTCATGGGCGATTAATCGGGATTTCTGGAGAATTTATAACCCAAGTTGCCGAAAGTGCGATCGCACTTTCGGAATCAGCTTACCCTAATGTACGGCAACGAGAAGCAGCAATTAAAGCTGAACTGCAACGGGAAGAAGCTAATTTCCTGCGAACTCTGGATAGAGGGGAAAAACTACTGGAAGAAATTATCCAACAGGTGAAACAGCAAGGACAAACCCAAATTAGCGGTGAAAGCGCCTTTACCTTGTATGACACCTACGGATTCCCCCTAGAACTGACCCAAGAAGTTGCCGAAGAAAACAACCTCACCGTTGATGAAGCTGGATTTGATGCGGAAATGCAAAAACAGGTGGAACGTGCCAAAGCAGCCCATGAAACCATCGATTTAACTGTGCAAGGTTCCCTGGATAAACTCGCAGAACATATCCACGCCACCGAGTTTTTAGGCTATACCCAACCTACAGCCACCGCCAAAGTTGAAGCGCTGTTAGTGGGTGGCGTGGCGCAAGAAGCAGCCGAAGCTGGCACAGAAATACAACTGGTGTTGGATCAGACCCCATTCTATGCCGAATCTGGGGGGCAAATAGGCGATCGCGGTTATATCTCCGGCGATGGCGTTGTAATTCGCGTTGATGACGTGAAAAAAGAATCAGATTTCTTTATCCACTTCGGGCGCATTGAACGCGGTACAATCCGAGTAGGAGATGCTGTAACTGCTCAAATCGACCGTGCTTGTCGTCGTCGTCTGCAAGCTAACCACACAGCAACTCACCTGCTACAAGCAGCGTTAAAGAAATTTGTCGATGAAGGCATATCCCAAGCAGGTTCTTTGGTTTCCTTCGACAGATTGCGCTTTGACTTCAACTGTCCCCGCGCTTTGACAGCAGAAGAAGTTCAGCAAGTTGAGGAACAGGTAAATACTTGGATTGCTGAAGCACACAGTGCAAAGGTAGAAATATTACCTTTAGCAGAAGCCAAAGCTAGGGGTGCTGTTGCCATGTTTGGCGAAAAATATGGTGATGAAGTGCGGGTGATTGATTTCACGGGCGTATCAATGGAACTGTGCGGTGGTACCCATGTAAGTAATACTGCGGAGATAGGCGTTTTCAAAATTATTTCCGAAGCTGGTGTGGCTTCTGGGGTGCGGCGCATTGAAGCGGTTTCCGGCCCAGCAGTGCTAGATTATCTGAATTTACGGGATAAAGTCGTCAAAGATTTAAGCGATCGCTTTAAAGTCAAACCCGAAGAACTACCAGAGAGAATCACAACTCTGCAAAACGAACTGCGAACCAGCCAAAAACAACTAGATGTATTGAAAGGACAATTAGCGATCGCTAAATCTGATAGCTTGCTACAAACAGCTCAATCTGTAGGCGATTATCAAATCATCGTCGCTCAACTAGATGATGTCGATCCAGAATCCTTAAAAACTGCAGCCGAACGCTTATTACAAAAAATCGGTAACGGTGCGGTGGTATTGGGTTCTGTTCCCGAAGCTGGCAAAGTGAGTATAGTTGCAGCCTTTAGCGCAGATGTGAATAAAAAAGGTTTGCAAGCAGGTAAATTTGTTGGTGCTGTTGCCAAAATTTGCGGCGGTGGCGGTGGTGGAAGACCAAATTTAGCCCAAGCTGGCGGACGTGATGCGAGTAAGTTACCAGAGGCTTTGACACAAGCGCTGAGTGATTTAAAAGCTGGGTTGAGTTAA
- a CDS encoding heavy-metal-associated domain-containing protein: MALKLKVPNIACEDCAAKISNSIHVMEPDAKVDVDVSDKTVTVESAASEESIKQIIVAAGYQIEGY, encoded by the coding sequence ATGGCATTAAAACTGAAAGTACCTAACATAGCTTGTGAAGACTGTGCAGCTAAAATTAGTAACTCAATTCATGTAATGGAACCTGATGCGAAGGTGGATGTAGATGTCAGCGATAAAACTGTTACCGTAGAATCTGCGGCCTCAGAGGAGTCTATCAAACAGATTATTGTTGCTGCTGGTTATCAAATTGAAGGTTATTGA
- a CDS encoding GGDEF domain-containing protein: MNISILVFGCHKFLNTLPDQIRYAKAFNVEVIDSFDQAVSYIQSTTPDIILVQASIDGSIELCTWLKDQVKLSWIYCILLEDRSQHIIERAHYGWEWDLEMTSAALKQGADAYIWQVNAETSADNLSEVAANHRLILAQLAVGLRKAEKYRDLMRKNDLLSSIALADSLTELNNRRALEWDLARQIQKARDQQLSLSLIIFDVDFFKKVNDTYGHLVGDRLLQLLATRIRHNLRFQDTAFRYGGEEFVILLANTAGEEAAIVARRLNRIVSEQPFAINNQLSINVTISLGTASLQGDDDAQGMSLLHRADQCLLEAKSSGRNRVISWETFCRIPYLQVASS; encoded by the coding sequence ATGAATATTTCCATTCTGGTCTTTGGGTGCCATAAATTTCTAAACACACTTCCAGATCAGATCCGTTATGCCAAAGCTTTTAATGTAGAAGTTATTGACAGTTTTGATCAGGCAGTTTCATATATTCAAAGCACAACTCCAGACATCATACTTGTGCAGGCTAGTATTGATGGCAGTATAGAATTATGTACCTGGTTGAAAGACCAAGTAAAGCTATCTTGGATCTACTGCATCCTTTTGGAAGACCGTTCTCAGCACATTATTGAAAGAGCTCATTATGGCTGGGAATGGGATTTAGAAATGACTTCCGCAGCTTTAAAACAGGGAGCTGATGCTTATATTTGGCAAGTAAATGCAGAAACATCTGCCGATAATTTGTCAGAAGTCGCTGCTAATCACAGGCTCATATTAGCTCAATTGGCAGTAGGCTTACGCAAGGCAGAAAAGTATCGTGATTTGATGCGGAAAAATGATTTATTATCATCAATTGCCTTAGCAGATTCCTTGACAGAACTAAATAACCGTCGCGCTTTAGAATGGGATTTAGCACGACAAATTCAAAAAGCTCGCGATCAGCAACTTTCTTTGAGTTTGATTATTTTTGATGTCGATTTCTTTAAGAAAGTCAACGATACCTATGGCCATTTAGTAGGCGATCGCTTATTGCAATTATTGGCTACTCGTATACGACACAATTTGCGTTTCCAAGATACAGCCTTTCGCTATGGTGGAGAAGAATTTGTCATTCTGTTAGCTAATACAGCTGGCGAAGAAGCCGCAATTGTGGCGCGTCGTCTCAATCGCATAGTTAGCGAACAACCATTTGCGATTAACAATCAACTGAGTATTAATGTCACCATTAGTTTGGGTACTGCTTCACTACAAGGTGATGATGACGCACAAGGAATGAGTCTATTGCATCGTGCCGATCAGTGCCTCTTAGAAGCTAAAAGCAGCGGACGTAATCGTGTCATTAGTTGGGAAACCTTCTGTCGTATCCCGTATCTACAAGTCGCTTCTTCATAG
- a CDS encoding ATP-dependent Zn protease encodes MSQTALNLIAISIFLMTLSVLLGPLLNISPAIPAVATFAILGIATFDSFSLQGKGGTILLDWLASFTSEHRDRILHHEAGHFLVASLLGIPISAYTLSAWEAWKQGQPGQGGVTFNDAELVSQLEAGKISAHILDRYCTVWMAGIAAETLVFQNAQGGADDRAKLVGVLANIGFSGANAQQKQRFHTLQAKNLLQENWSSYQALVDAMRQSASIADCLIAINNAQLGVHELPSAGK; translated from the coding sequence ATGAGCCAAACCGCCCTGAATTTAATTGCCATATCTATCTTTTTAATGACTCTATCGGTGCTGTTGGGGCCATTGCTGAATATTTCACCTGCAATCCCCGCAGTTGCCACTTTTGCTATTTTGGGGATAGCAACCTTCGACAGCTTCAGCTTGCAGGGAAAAGGCGGTACTATTCTTTTAGATTGGCTGGCTAGTTTTACAAGCGAACACCGCGATCGCATTTTGCATCACGAAGCAGGGCATTTTCTGGTTGCAAGCCTGCTGGGTATCCCAATTAGTGCTTATACTCTCAGTGCGTGGGAAGCTTGGAAACAGGGACAACCAGGGCAAGGTGGTGTCACCTTTAATGATGCGGAATTAGTATCTCAACTTGAAGCGGGTAAAATTAGCGCACACATCTTAGATCGCTACTGCACTGTTTGGATGGCTGGGATTGCGGCCGAAACCTTGGTTTTCCAAAATGCTCAAGGTGGTGCTGATGATCGCGCTAAACTTGTAGGTGTATTGGCAAATATTGGCTTTTCTGGTGCTAATGCTCAACAGAAACAACGCTTTCATACTCTCCAAGCCAAAAACCTACTCCAAGAAAATTGGTCTAGTTATCAAGCTTTAGTTGATGCTATGCGGCAAAGTGCATCGATAGCAGATTGTCTAATTGCGATTAATAATGCTCAACTTGGAGTCCATGAGTTACCCAGTGCTGGGAAATAG
- a CDS encoding IS1 family transposase — translation MPVQLEMDKVASNVIVSYRNSGFQNQKQTSFAKQTVPCPLCNHPHTRKHGKTSKGSQRYFCLSCRQTFSETFNTFYYRRQVNQEDVQIVLQSYADGISLRGISRISGLAYNTVVKIVHAANKKERTINVGEEESQN, via the coding sequence ATGCCAGTGCAGTTAGAAATGGACAAAGTCGCTAGTAATGTAATAGTTTCTTATCGAAATAGTGGGTTCCAAAATCAAAAGCAGACAAGTTTTGCCAAACAGACAGTACCCTGTCCTTTATGTAATCATCCTCATACTCGTAAACACGGCAAGACAAGTAAAGGTAGCCAACGGTACTTTTGCCTCAGTTGCCGACAAACTTTTAGTGAAACATTTAATACATTTTATTACCGTCGGCAAGTGAATCAAGAAGATGTGCAAATTGTGTTACAGTCCTATGCTGATGGTATTAGTTTAAGAGGTATTAGCCGCATTAGTGGATTGGCCTATAATACCGTGGTCAAGATTGTTCATGCTGCTAACAAAAAAGAGCGTACAATTAACGTAGGTGAAGAAGAATCACAAAATTGA